The Nocardioides sp. S5 genome includes a window with the following:
- a CDS encoding EamA family transporter, whose product MTALTHDTTTSSRTAAGLLLALGSAASFGMSGALARGLLDTGWSAGAAVTVRTVLAAVVLLVPGLLALRGRWHLLRDNAGLITLYGITAVAGAQLCYFYAVTYMQVSVALLLEYTAPVAVVMWLWLRHGQRPSRLTVLGAVLAACGLVLVLDVLSGADLSAVGVLWALGAMVGAASYFIISADESNGLPGISLAAGGLFVASVVLSTAGASGLLPFRASTADAAYDGFTVPWWATVIALGLVTAAFAYVTGIEAGRRLGSRLASFVALGEVLAAVLWAWLLLGELPRAIQLAGGLLVLAGVVVVKLGEGRTSLVVEPLPEPDAGPDPVSVRGRPAA is encoded by the coding sequence GTGACGGCTTTGACCCATGACACCACCACCTCTTCCCGGACGGCGGCCGGCCTGCTCCTCGCGCTCGGCTCCGCCGCGAGCTTCGGCATGTCGGGCGCGCTCGCCCGCGGCCTGCTCGACACCGGGTGGAGCGCCGGGGCCGCGGTCACCGTGCGCACGGTCCTGGCCGCCGTCGTCCTCCTGGTCCCCGGTCTGCTGGCCCTGCGTGGCCGCTGGCACCTGCTGCGCGACAACGCCGGCCTGATCACGCTCTACGGGATCACCGCCGTCGCCGGTGCGCAGCTGTGCTACTTCTACGCCGTCACCTACATGCAGGTCAGTGTCGCGCTCCTGCTGGAGTACACCGCCCCGGTCGCGGTCGTCATGTGGCTCTGGCTCCGCCACGGCCAGCGGCCCTCGCGGCTGACGGTGCTCGGTGCCGTCCTGGCCGCCTGCGGCCTCGTCCTGGTGCTCGACGTCCTCTCCGGGGCCGACCTCAGCGCGGTCGGCGTGCTGTGGGCGCTGGGCGCGATGGTGGGCGCGGCGTCGTACTTCATCATCTCCGCCGACGAGTCCAACGGGCTGCCCGGCATCAGCCTCGCCGCCGGTGGCCTGTTCGTCGCGAGCGTGGTCCTGTCGACGGCCGGCGCCAGCGGCCTGCTGCCGTTCCGGGCCTCGACCGCGGACGCTGCCTACGACGGCTTCACCGTGCCGTGGTGGGCGACCGTGATCGCCCTCGGCCTGGTGACCGCGGCCTTCGCCTACGTCACCGGCATCGAGGCGGGGCGCCGCCTCGGCAGCCGCTTGGCGTCCTTCGTCGCGCTCGGCGAGGTCCTCGCCGCCGTGCTCTGGGCTTGGCTGCTGCTCGGCGAGCTGCCGCGCGCCATCCAGCTCGCCGGCGGCCTGCTCGTGCTCGCCGGCGTCGTCGTGGTCAAGCTGGGGGAGGGCCGTACGTCCCTGGTGGTGGAGCCGCTCCCCGAGCCCGACGCGGGTCCCGACCCCGTGTCGGTCAGAGGGCGTCCTGCCGCTTGA
- a CDS encoding VOC family protein: MSRTIQVTFDAHDPEALSRFWADAMGYVNPAPPGRTLAPGQDPFEAWHAFLAEVGVPESEWNSASAAQDPDGAGPRLFFQRVPEGASAKNRVHLDLRAAPGLEGEARMSALEAECDRLVALGASRVERHEPAPPMTPGHIVMTDPEGNVFCLD, encoded by the coding sequence ATGAGCCGGACCATCCAGGTGACCTTCGACGCCCACGACCCGGAGGCGCTCTCGCGCTTCTGGGCCGACGCGATGGGCTACGTCAACCCCGCCCCGCCCGGGCGCACGCTCGCGCCGGGCCAGGACCCCTTCGAGGCGTGGCACGCCTTCCTCGCCGAGGTGGGGGTTCCGGAGTCGGAGTGGAACTCGGCATCCGCCGCACAGGACCCCGACGGAGCGGGCCCGCGGCTGTTCTTCCAGCGCGTGCCCGAGGGCGCGAGCGCGAAGAACCGGGTGCACCTCGACCTGCGCGCCGCTCCCGGCCTCGAGGGCGAGGCGCGCATGTCGGCGCTGGAGGCGGAGTGCGACCGGCTGGTCGCGCTCGGCGCCTCGCGGGTGGAGCGGCACGAGCCCGCCCCGCCCATGACCCCCGGACACATCGTGATGACCGACCCCGAGGGCAACGTCTTCTGCCTGGACTGA
- the nucS gene encoding endonuclease NucS, producing MRIVVARCQVDYAGRLSAHLPLATRVLMLKSDGSVLIHSDGGSYKPLNWMSPPCTVREGVSEDGRPEWLVSATKSDDTLRILIDEVLHDTSHDLGIDPGLQKDGVEKHLQELLAEHPTSLAAGLTLVRREFMTAIGPVDLMCRDADGLSVAVEIKRRGDIDGVEQLTRYLDLLNRDPALTRKGAVRGIFAAQEIKPQARVLATDRGIACALVDYDALRGMDDAEHRLF from the coding sequence GTGAGGATCGTCGTCGCGCGCTGCCAGGTGGACTACGCAGGACGGCTCTCGGCCCACCTGCCCCTCGCCACCCGTGTCCTGATGCTCAAGTCGGACGGGTCGGTGTTGATCCACTCCGACGGCGGGTCCTACAAGCCGCTCAACTGGATGTCGCCGCCGTGCACGGTCCGCGAGGGCGTGTCCGAGGACGGCCGCCCCGAGTGGCTGGTGAGCGCCACCAAGTCCGACGACACCCTGCGCATCCTCATCGACGAGGTCCTCCACGACACCTCGCACGACCTCGGCATCGACCCCGGTCTGCAGAAGGACGGCGTCGAGAAGCACCTCCAGGAGCTGCTCGCCGAGCACCCGACGAGCCTGGCTGCGGGGCTGACTCTGGTGCGCCGCGAGTTCATGACCGCCATCGGCCCCGTCGACCTGATGTGCCGCGACGCCGACGGGCTCTCGGTCGCGGTGGAGATCAAGCGGCGCGGCGACATCGACGGCGTCGAGCAGCTGACCCGCTACCTCGACCTGCTCAACCGTGACCCCGCGCTGACCCGCAAGGGGGCGGTGCGCGGCATCTTCGCCGCCCAGGAGATCAAGCCGCAGGCCCGCGTGCTGGCGACCGACCGCGGCATCGCCTGCGCCCTGGTCGACTACGACGCGCTGCGCGGGATGGACGACGCGGAGCACCGGCTCTTCTAG
- a CDS encoding 3-hydroxybutyryl-CoA dehydrogenase: protein MSDETTREFSTVGVIGLGTMGAGIAEVFARNGFTVIGVEQNDAGVQRGREHLEHSTGRAVKREKMTPEQQAQLLGRITLTTDMADLAVADLVVEAVVESLEVKKSIFRALDDIVRPDAVLATNTSSLSVTEISTANAKPGRVVGVHFFNPAPVQNLVEIIRTVVTEPDVLADVQGLLRSLGKNPVVCGDKAGFIANTLLFGYLNHAVAMYEGKYASREDIDAAMRFGCGYPMGPLALLDLIGLDTAYEILDTMYKQGRDRLHAPAPILKQYVTAGLLGRKSGRGFYTYEAPDSPVVVADAQTPSVDDKPQLRHSIKLVGVVGTGTMASGIVEVFAKAGYDVLFTGRGQDKVDGVVATITKNFDKQIQRGRATEEQKSEVLGRVRGTTSLDDLKDVDIVVEAIAEDLAIKTTLFENLDEICKPGAILATTTSSLPIISMAKVTKRPQDVIGMHFFNPAAIMKLVEVVSTVATDEAVTETVLALCERVGKVAVKCGDRSGFIVNALLFPYLNDAVKMLEAHYATADDIDTAMKQGCALPMGPFELLDVVGNDVSLAIQKELYLEFREPGFSPAPLLEHLVTAGYLGRKTGRGFRDYSAR, encoded by the coding sequence ATGAGCGACGAAACTACCCGCGAGTTCAGCACCGTCGGCGTGATCGGCCTCGGCACGATGGGCGCCGGTATCGCCGAGGTCTTCGCCCGCAACGGCTTCACCGTCATCGGCGTCGAGCAGAACGACGCGGGCGTCCAGCGCGGTCGCGAGCACCTCGAGCACTCGACCGGCCGTGCGGTGAAGCGCGAGAAGATGACGCCCGAGCAGCAGGCCCAGCTCCTCGGCCGGATCACCCTCACCACCGACATGGCCGACCTGGCCGTCGCCGACCTCGTCGTCGAGGCGGTCGTGGAGTCGCTCGAGGTCAAGAAGTCGATCTTCCGTGCGCTGGACGACATCGTGCGCCCGGACGCGGTGCTCGCCACCAACACCTCCTCGCTCAGCGTCACCGAGATCTCCACCGCCAACGCCAAGCCCGGCCGCGTGGTGGGCGTCCACTTCTTCAACCCCGCGCCGGTGCAGAACCTCGTCGAGATCATCCGGACGGTGGTCACCGAGCCCGACGTGCTCGCCGACGTCCAGGGCCTGCTGCGCAGCCTGGGCAAGAACCCGGTCGTGTGCGGCGACAAGGCCGGCTTCATCGCCAACACGCTCCTCTTCGGCTACCTCAACCACGCCGTCGCGATGTACGAGGGCAAGTACGCCTCGCGCGAGGACATCGACGCCGCCATGCGCTTCGGCTGCGGCTACCCGATGGGCCCGCTGGCGCTGCTCGACCTGATCGGGCTCGACACCGCCTACGAGATCCTCGACACGATGTACAAGCAGGGGCGCGACCGCCTCCACGCGCCCGCGCCGATCCTCAAGCAGTACGTCACCGCGGGCCTGCTCGGCCGCAAGTCGGGCCGCGGCTTCTACACCTACGAGGCGCCCGACTCGCCCGTCGTGGTCGCCGACGCCCAGACCCCGAGCGTGGACGACAAGCCGCAGCTGCGCCACAGCATCAAGCTCGTCGGCGTGGTCGGCACCGGCACGATGGCCTCGGGCATCGTCGAGGTCTTCGCCAAGGCGGGCTACGACGTGCTCTTCACCGGGCGCGGCCAGGACAAGGTCGACGGCGTGGTCGCGACCATCACCAAGAACTTCGACAAGCAGATCCAGCGCGGTCGCGCGACCGAGGAGCAGAAGTCCGAGGTGCTGGGCCGCGTGCGCGGTACCACGTCGCTCGACGACCTCAAGGACGTCGACATCGTGGTGGAGGCGATCGCGGAGGACCTCGCGATCAAGACCACGCTCTTCGAGAACCTCGACGAGATCTGCAAGCCTGGCGCGATCCTGGCCACCACGACGTCGTCGCTGCCGATCATCTCGATGGCCAAGGTGACCAAGCGTCCCCAGGACGTCATCGGCATGCACTTCTTCAACCCGGCCGCGATCATGAAGCTGGTCGAGGTCGTCTCGACCGTCGCCACCGACGAGGCCGTCACCGAGACCGTGCTCGCGCTGTGCGAGCGCGTCGGGAAGGTCGCCGTGAAGTGCGGCGACCGCTCCGGCTTCATCGTCAACGCGCTGCTGTTCCCCTACCTCAACGACGCGGTGAAGATGCTCGAGGCGCACTACGCCACCGCCGACGACATCGACACCGCGATGAAGCAGGGCTGTGCGCTCCCGATGGGTCCCTTCGAGCTCCTCGACGTGGTCGGCAACGACGTGTCGCTGGCGATCCAGAAGGAGCTCTACCTGGAGTTCCGCGAGCCCGGCTTCTCCCCGGCGCCGCTGCTCGAGCACCTGGTGACCGCGGGCTACCTGGGCCGCAAGACCGGCCGCGGGTTCCGGGACTACAGCGCCCGCTGA
- the mce gene encoding methylmalonyl-CoA epimerase produces MSAPDLPDDLQHLFTAIDHVGIAVPDLDAAMAFYRDSYGMRVLHEEVNEEQGVREAMVGVGDSGSCIQLLAPLTPESTIAKFLDRNGQGIQQLAFRVEDVEHVADVLRGRGLRLLYDAPRRGTSGSRVNFIHPKDAGGVLVELVEPAR; encoded by the coding sequence ATGAGCGCGCCCGACCTCCCAGACGACCTCCAGCACCTCTTCACCGCGATCGACCACGTCGGCATCGCGGTGCCCGACCTCGACGCGGCGATGGCCTTCTACCGCGACTCCTACGGGATGCGCGTGCTCCACGAGGAGGTCAACGAGGAGCAGGGCGTGCGCGAGGCGATGGTCGGCGTCGGCGACTCCGGCTCCTGCATCCAGCTGCTGGCGCCGCTGACTCCCGAGTCGACGATCGCCAAGTTCCTCGACCGCAACGGACAGGGCATCCAGCAGCTCGCGTTCCGGGTCGAGGACGTCGAGCACGTCGCCGACGTGCTCCGCGGGCGCGGTCTGCGCCTGCTGTACGACGCCCCGCGGCGCGGCACCTCGGGCAGCCGGGTGAACTTCATCCACCCCAAGGACGCCGGCGGGGTGCTCGTGGAGCTCGTCGAGCCCGCTCGCTGA
- a CDS encoding CGNR zinc finger domain-containing protein — MLFTDDTDAALQAAVALVNSTDEPGDPLGSVEDLSAFLTAWSYTGRHEAGAEELASLRRLRPALRELLLAERDEAAQIVNGMLARARALPQLQRHDQWDWHLHAVEPDRPLDERVIVETAMAMVDVIRADEMSRLDRCAADDCDDVVLDLSRNRSRRYCSTTCGNREAVAAYRARQKA, encoded by the coding sequence ATGCTTTTCACGGATGACACGGACGCGGCCCTGCAGGCAGCGGTCGCCCTGGTGAACTCGACCGACGAGCCGGGCGACCCCCTCGGCTCGGTCGAGGACCTCTCCGCCTTCCTGACGGCCTGGTCCTACACCGGGCGCCACGAGGCCGGCGCCGAGGAGCTCGCGTCCCTGCGCCGGCTCCGCCCCGCCCTGCGCGAGCTGCTGCTCGCCGAGCGCGACGAGGCTGCGCAGATCGTCAACGGCATGCTCGCCCGCGCCCGCGCGCTCCCCCAGCTCCAGCGCCACGACCAGTGGGACTGGCACCTGCACGCCGTCGAGCCGGACCGGCCGCTCGACGAGCGCGTCATCGTGGAGACGGCCATGGCGATGGTCGACGTGATCCGGGCCGACGAGATGTCGCGCCTCGACCGCTGTGCCGCCGACGACTGCGACGACGTGGTGCTCGACCTGTCGCGCAACCGCTCGCGCCGCTACTGCTCGACCACCTGCGGCAACCGCGAGGCCGTCGCGGCCTACCGCGCCCGCCAGAAGGCCTGA
- a CDS encoding LuxR C-terminal-related transcriptional regulator, translating into MLSPCLGREDVRRALDRSLEESRWVTVVGPPGSGKTLLVRHAAQGRGVAWVDARALHGLDEVLLAALGSLGAETAPGDTLAGALGRALDGRDCLLVLDGLDLDGTGAGPVIEAMLEGTTDVRVVVTARTTAGERHESVVRVAPLPVPHQRAPLEGPAVELFLRGIRAAGGPLVDLASQAHEVRRLLSATGGLPLLIEQVAVQSALVGLSNAMSTVSLDQAVDSAHGLLDPSSATALRRIGLLDFPVGLGVLAHVLDRSTAEAAELAGNLVRRSLLEVDQRGHFDMLSPIRGRARALAGPDDVAAVGSGLLAWAQSHAPDHDNYGAADAEWLRDLPAMRHAVLTACADPATRADGYSVANRIFSSLYTSMRAREALEVLEGALSSGGGPSEIGAQVARRAGIAASEVRGTYEGLWLLDRADEHASAAPRPEEQLAKTASIRAEMHLDAGDTARAEAEAKRAISLDPEGSISRQATRTLADVYASQGRFAEAAQAVSDAMPARISRDERWIDLSARTVLARIALEQGRIAEAVAGARAVVLEARELAEDRVGLLAETLLRGIDPTWQVRDVVRDTLPWAVRLPVLAQDGRDLLVAGETQQAAGLAADVVALADSARLGRDGVEARLLLGRALVGLGDLDQATTTYLTALESCHTMRLPLRAADVLDGLAGVARARDLPEARLLAAAAFALRTPRLAVRWGYSADYDVVPAHRAPAEWIDGAELSDDAVALVTAVFTRPGPGAPSVLDALTAAERQVADRVAHGLTSRQIAEELFVSPRTVDAHLTHIYRKLDINTRARLAALVVDSR; encoded by the coding sequence GTGCTGTCCCCCTGTCTCGGTCGTGAGGACGTCCGGCGCGCGCTGGACCGGTCGCTCGAGGAGTCGCGCTGGGTGACCGTGGTCGGTCCTCCGGGCAGCGGCAAGACGCTGCTCGTCCGCCACGCCGCACAGGGCCGGGGTGTTGCCTGGGTGGACGCGCGCGCCCTGCACGGCCTCGACGAGGTGCTCCTCGCCGCCCTGGGCAGCCTCGGCGCGGAGACCGCTCCCGGGGACACCCTGGCCGGTGCGCTCGGCCGCGCCCTCGACGGGCGCGACTGCCTGCTCGTCCTCGACGGCCTCGACCTCGACGGCACCGGCGCGGGTCCGGTCATCGAGGCGATGCTCGAGGGCACCACCGACGTCCGCGTCGTCGTGACCGCGCGCACCACGGCCGGCGAGCGGCACGAGTCCGTCGTACGCGTGGCACCGCTGCCCGTGCCCCACCAGCGTGCGCCGCTCGAGGGCCCTGCCGTCGAGCTGTTCCTGCGCGGCATCCGTGCCGCGGGCGGGCCGCTCGTCGACCTCGCCTCGCAGGCACACGAGGTACGCCGCCTGCTCAGCGCTACCGGCGGACTGCCACTCCTCATCGAACAGGTGGCGGTGCAGTCGGCGCTGGTCGGGCTCAGCAACGCGATGTCCACCGTCAGCCTCGACCAGGCCGTCGACTCCGCGCACGGCCTGCTCGACCCGTCGAGCGCCACGGCGCTGCGCCGCATCGGCCTGCTCGACTTCCCCGTCGGCCTGGGCGTGCTCGCGCACGTGCTCGACCGGTCCACCGCCGAGGCCGCCGAGCTCGCGGGCAACCTCGTGCGCCGCAGCCTGCTGGAGGTCGACCAGCGGGGTCACTTCGACATGCTCTCCCCCATCCGCGGACGGGCCCGCGCGCTCGCCGGTCCCGATGACGTCGCGGCCGTCGGCTCCGGCCTGCTCGCCTGGGCGCAGAGCCACGCCCCCGACCACGACAACTACGGCGCCGCGGACGCCGAGTGGCTGCGCGACCTTCCGGCCATGCGCCACGCCGTCCTCACCGCCTGCGCAGACCCCGCCACCCGCGCCGACGGATACTCGGTGGCGAACCGGATCTTCTCCTCCCTCTACACCTCGATGCGCGCCCGGGAGGCGCTCGAGGTCCTCGAGGGCGCGCTGTCGAGCGGCGGCGGCCCCTCGGAGATCGGCGCCCAGGTCGCGCGCCGCGCCGGCATCGCGGCCTCGGAGGTGCGTGGCACCTACGAGGGCCTCTGGCTGCTCGACCGCGCCGACGAGCACGCCTCGGCAGCGCCGCGGCCCGAGGAGCAGCTCGCCAAGACCGCCTCCATCCGCGCCGAGATGCACCTCGACGCCGGCGACACCGCCCGCGCCGAGGCGGAGGCGAAGCGGGCGATCAGCCTCGACCCCGAGGGATCGATCAGCCGCCAGGCCACCCGCACCCTCGCCGACGTCTACGCCTCCCAGGGCCGCTTCGCCGAGGCGGCCCAGGCCGTCAGCGATGCGATGCCCGCGCGGATCAGCCGTGACGAGCGCTGGATCGACCTCTCCGCGCGCACCGTCCTGGCCCGCATCGCTCTCGAGCAGGGCCGGATCGCCGAGGCGGTGGCCGGGGCCCGAGCGGTGGTGCTGGAGGCCCGTGAGCTCGCCGAGGACCGGGTCGGGCTGCTGGCCGAGACGCTGCTGCGAGGCATCGACCCCACGTGGCAGGTCAGGGACGTCGTGCGCGACACGCTGCCGTGGGCCGTACGCCTCCCCGTCCTCGCGCAGGACGGGCGCGACCTGCTCGTCGCGGGCGAGACCCAGCAGGCGGCCGGGCTCGCCGCCGACGTCGTGGCGCTTGCCGACTCCGCGCGCCTGGGTCGCGACGGCGTCGAGGCGCGACTGCTGCTCGGGCGGGCGCTGGTCGGCCTCGGCGACCTCGACCAGGCCACGACGACCTACCTGACGGCCCTCGAGAGCTGCCACACCATGCGGCTGCCGCTGCGTGCCGCGGACGTGCTCGACGGCCTCGCAGGCGTGGCGCGGGCGCGCGACCTCCCCGAGGCCCGGCTCCTGGCCGCGGCCGCCTTCGCCCTGCGTACGCCGCGCCTGGCGGTGCGCTGGGGCTACTCCGCCGACTACGACGTGGTCCCGGCGCACCGGGCGCCTGCCGAGTGGATCGACGGCGCCGAGCTCTCCGACGACGCCGTCGCGCTGGTGACGGCCGTGTTCACCCGGCCGGGCCCGGGCGCGCCGTCCGTCCTCGACGCCCTGACCGCCGCGGAGCGCCAGGTCGCCGACCGGGTGGCGCACGGGCTGACCAGCCGGCAGATCGCCGAAGAGCTCTTCGTCTCGCCGCGCACGGTCGACGCGCACCTGACCCACATCTACCGCAAGCTCGACATCAACACCCGCGCGCGCCTGGCCGCCCTCGTCGTCGACAGCCGCTGA
- a CDS encoding alpha/beta fold hydrolase has protein sequence MSLHRTELGETGSRVVFCHGLFGQGRNWTQAAKTLSAEHRVLLLDMPNHGRSPWTETFDYLELAELVAAELGDEPVALVGHSMGGKIAMCLALRHPELVDRLAVVDVAPVAYPSGREFVGYIETMQGLDLAALGSRSEAEDALREAVPNPVVRSFLLQNLRRSDDGWHWQLNLGLLGDSMPGLTGWPAEALGEATYDGPVLWVGGADSDYIADEHAEEMDRRFPRNRRVLVKGAGHWVHSEQPEVFLEVLRRFLA, from the coding sequence GTGAGCCTGCACCGCACCGAGCTCGGCGAGACCGGGTCCCGCGTCGTCTTCTGCCACGGCCTCTTCGGCCAGGGGAGGAACTGGACCCAGGCTGCCAAGACGCTCAGCGCCGAGCACCGCGTCCTGCTGCTCGACATGCCCAACCACGGACGTTCCCCGTGGACCGAGACCTTCGACTACCTCGAGCTCGCCGAGCTGGTGGCCGCCGAGCTCGGTGACGAGCCGGTGGCGCTGGTGGGGCACTCGATGGGCGGCAAGATCGCGATGTGCCTCGCGCTGCGCCATCCCGAGCTGGTCGATCGGCTCGCGGTCGTCGACGTCGCGCCGGTGGCGTACCCGAGCGGACGCGAGTTCGTGGGCTACATCGAGACCATGCAGGGCCTCGACCTGGCCGCGCTGGGGTCCCGCTCCGAGGCCGAGGACGCCCTGCGGGAGGCCGTGCCGAACCCGGTGGTGCGCAGCTTCCTGCTCCAGAACCTGCGCCGCAGCGACGACGGATGGCACTGGCAACTCAACCTGGGCCTCCTCGGTGACTCGATGCCCGGGCTCACGGGCTGGCCCGCGGAGGCACTCGGCGAGGCGACGTACGACGGTCCGGTGCTGTGGGTCGGCGGGGCGGACTCCGACTACATCGCCGACGAGCACGCCGAGGAGATGGACCGCCGCTTCCCCCGCAACCGCCGGGTGCTGGTCAAGGGCGCCGGGCACTGGGTGCACTCCGAACAGCCCGAGGTCTTCCTCGAGGTGCTCAGGCGCTTCCTGGCCTGA
- the ccrA gene encoding crotonyl-CoA carboxylase/reductase, with amino-acid sequence MHNILEAIQSGNATSEDFASLQLPESYRAAFVKKDEVDMFEGVASKDKDPRKSIHVDEVPLPELGPGEAFVAVMASAINYNTVWTSIFEPVSTFGFLERYGRNSELTKRHDLPYHVVGSDLSGVVLKVGAGVTKWKPGDRVVAHCLSVELEGPDGHNDTMLDTEQRIWGFETNFGGLADVAMVKANQLMPKPEHLTWEEAASPGLVNCTAYRQLVSKNGGDMKQGDNVLIWGASGGLGGFATQYALNGGATPVCVVSNEEKAAIARSMGAELIINRSEEGYKFWNDENTQQDPKEWKRFGARIRELTGGEDIDIVFEHPGRETFGASVFVTRKGGTITTCASTSGYMHEYDNRYLWMNLKRIISSHFANYRESWEANRLIAKGKIHPTLSKTYTLEEVGQASLDVHHNSHQGKVGVLCLSPEEGLGVLDHEMRAQHESAINRFRGV; translated from the coding sequence GTGCACAACATCCTCGAAGCCATCCAGTCCGGCAACGCCACCTCGGAGGACTTCGCCTCCCTGCAGCTGCCCGAGTCCTACCGCGCCGCCTTCGTCAAGAAGGACGAGGTCGACATGTTCGAGGGGGTGGCCTCGAAGGACAAGGACCCCCGCAAGTCCATCCACGTCGACGAGGTGCCGCTGCCCGAGCTCGGCCCCGGCGAGGCGTTCGTGGCCGTGATGGCCAGCGCCATCAACTACAACACCGTGTGGACCTCGATCTTCGAGCCCGTCTCCACCTTCGGCTTCCTCGAGCGCTACGGCCGCAACAGCGAGCTGACCAAGCGCCACGACCTGCCCTACCACGTCGTCGGCTCCGACCTCTCCGGCGTCGTGCTCAAGGTCGGCGCCGGCGTCACCAAGTGGAAGCCGGGCGACCGCGTCGTCGCGCACTGCCTCTCGGTCGAGCTCGAGGGCCCCGACGGCCACAACGACACGATGCTCGACACCGAGCAGCGGATCTGGGGCTTCGAGACCAACTTCGGCGGCCTCGCCGACGTGGCGATGGTCAAGGCCAACCAGCTCATGCCCAAGCCCGAGCACCTCACGTGGGAGGAGGCCGCCTCCCCCGGCCTGGTGAACTGCACGGCGTACCGCCAGCTGGTCTCCAAGAACGGCGGCGACATGAAGCAGGGCGACAACGTCCTCATCTGGGGCGCCTCGGGCGGCCTCGGCGGCTTCGCCACGCAGTACGCCCTCAACGGCGGCGCCACCCCGGTCTGCGTGGTCTCCAACGAGGAGAAGGCCGCCATCGCCCGCAGCATGGGCGCGGAGCTGATCATCAACCGCTCCGAGGAGGGCTACAAGTTCTGGAACGACGAGAACACCCAGCAGGACCCCAAGGAGTGGAAGCGCTTCGGCGCGAGGATCCGCGAGCTCACCGGCGGCGAGGACATCGACATCGTCTTCGAGCACCCCGGTCGTGAGACCTTCGGCGCGTCCGTCTTCGTCACCCGCAAGGGCGGCACCATCACCACCTGCGCGTCGACCTCGGGCTACATGCACGAGTACGACAACCGCTACCTGTGGATGAACCTCAAGCGCATCATCTCCAGCCACTTCGCCAACTACCGCGAGTCGTGGGAGGCCAACCGCCTCATCGCCAAGGGCAAGATCCACCCCACGCTGTCGAAGACCTACACGCTCGAGGAGGTCGGCCAGGCCTCGCTCGACGTGCACCACAACTCCCACCAGGGCAAGGTCGGCGTCCTGTGCCTCTCGCCCGAGGAGGGCCTCGGCGTCCTCGACCACGAGATGCGTGCGCAGCACGAGAGCGCGATCAACCGCTTCCGCGGCGTCTGA
- a CDS encoding AI-2E family transporter, translated as MVDEAAPAPYVPAEAPAAPLLLRHSPFKIGFFGAFGALVAIFLSQQLLSISSILILLVMSMFLAIGLNPVVELFMRRGIRRGLSVLAVLVVVIGVLALFVVAIAPVISEQIAAITRNAPGWLDDLQANSQVQKLDDQYDVIAKARDYIQNGDFGQKVFGGALGVGLRVLSAVANSFIVLVLMIYFLASLPSIKHAAYSLAPASKRPRVSELGDRIIRSTGAYVAGAFLVALCAGISTLVFSFVVGLGDYAFALAFVVGLFSLIPIVGAFVSGALMTLLALTVSPTVALVALVYYVAYQQVESYLIYPRIMKKSVDIPGSVTVVAALVGGSLLGIIGALLAVPVAAALLLLHREVFLKRQDAL; from the coding sequence GTGGTCGACGAGGCAGCGCCGGCGCCCTACGTCCCGGCCGAGGCCCCGGCGGCGCCGCTGCTGCTGCGCCACTCGCCGTTCAAGATCGGGTTCTTCGGTGCCTTCGGCGCGCTGGTCGCCATCTTCTTGTCCCAGCAGCTGCTGAGCATCTCCTCGATCCTGATCCTGCTGGTGATGTCGATGTTCCTCGCGATCGGCCTCAACCCGGTCGTGGAGCTCTTCATGCGTCGCGGGATCCGGCGTGGGCTCTCCGTGCTGGCGGTGCTGGTCGTGGTGATCGGGGTGCTCGCGCTCTTCGTGGTCGCCATCGCCCCGGTGATCAGCGAGCAGATCGCCGCGATCACCCGCAACGCCCCGGGGTGGCTCGACGACCTCCAGGCCAACTCGCAGGTGCAGAAGCTCGACGACCAGTACGACGTCATCGCCAAGGCGCGCGACTACATCCAGAACGGCGACTTCGGCCAGAAGGTCTTCGGCGGCGCGCTCGGCGTCGGTCTGAGGGTGCTGTCCGCGGTCGCCAACAGCTTCATCGTCCTGGTGCTGATGATCTACTTCCTGGCCTCGCTGCCCAGCATCAAGCACGCCGCCTACTCCCTGGCGCCGGCCTCGAAGCGGCCGCGGGTCAGCGAGCTCGGCGACCGGATCATCCGCTCGACGGGCGCCTACGTCGCCGGCGCGTTCCTCGTTGCCCTGTGCGCGGGGATCAGCACGTTGGTCTTCTCGTTCGTCGTGGGCCTCGGCGACTACGCCTTCGCCCTCGCCTTCGTGGTCGGGCTGTTCTCGCTGATCCCTATCGTCGGTGCCTTCGTGTCCGGCGCGCTCATGACGCTGCTCGCGCTCACGGTCTCACCCACGGTCGCGCTGGTGGCCCTGGTCTACTACGTCGCCTACCAGCAGGTGGAGTCCTACCTGATCTACCCGCGGATCATGAAGAAGTCGGTCGACATCCCGGGATCGGTCACCGTCGTCGCCGCGCTGGTCGGCGGCTCGCTCCTGGGGATCATCGGCGCGCTGCTGGCGGTGCCGGTGGCCGCGGCCCTGCTGCTCCTGCACCGCGAGGTGTTCCTCAAGCGGCAGGACGCCCTCTGA